The Larimichthys crocea isolate SSNF chromosome XII, L_crocea_2.0, whole genome shotgun sequence region AAACTGAGCTCAGTTCAGGTTTATTGTAAAAACATAACAGCAGCGTAAAAGtaacagcacatttaaaaagaaaaaaagaatccagCTAGTgcacaaagtggaaaaaaaccAAAGAGCAGCTGAAGATCCACAGAAGAACAAGCGAACAGACTGAGGTCAGGCACTTCGACAGAGAGACGGGACAGCAAGTAtgagtgtaaaaataaaaatacattcaaaggAAACACACTTTGGAAGACAGTCGGCCTAATACCACATCAAAAATAACACAATCTATCTGTTACCATGTTGTTCTCATAACGATAAAACAAACTAGTGCAGGAGGAACCGCGGCGTCTCAACGTTCTGTTACAGCGTGCAGGCCTTCTCGTCGTCCAAACCACTTGTGCGTGTTAAAAGTTCACGTCGACCTCgccttttaattatttttttaaaaatctcaatCTTTAGTTTTTGTGCAGTcgaattttttttacaaacaaaaaccaacaaacattaaaaaccgCTCAAGTTTCCCGCTCTTAAAAATCTCAGATGCGTATCCGACATTTAAAAACTTCAGGTCAGTGCAAACTCTGGAGTCAAAGTGACACGGGGCCCCCCCCACGTGAAGACTGCAGCAGTACTCTCAGATCattacaacaaaacatttcctATGATGCGTCCACAGCTCACACGTAACAGTTAAAAGGTTTTTGGAGAAGAAACACCATTGCAAGTAAGTACAGGTTATTGTTAATCTAAGGTTTTCCTGTGAGAAacagtacacagtacagtacagtacataatGCCAAGAGGATCACTGTCTAATGTTaattcctacacacacacacacacacacagaatatataACCACTTTAGTATTGCAAATATTTCACCTCCTACGTctgtttttgtgcctttttgtgTTAATATCAGAATGCAATGTTAATCAAAATGCATATTTGTGCTATTACCTATAAGCAGTCACTTGCATGAAGTGCAGCCTTAAAGCAAATCGACCTAATTAAAGAGACATGAATGCACTCGTGCTATTCTAATAAACATCACGGCCTGGCACGACGTTTATCATCCGGCTGTCTGCAGTTTGTTCAAAACATTGCATATTGTTACTAATATTGCTTTCCAAAGCAAAACCATTAATTTCCAACCACCAACAGTATTTCCTATGAGAGTCCCGGAAAAGTTGCCCAAGAAGAccgacagacagagagagggagaggtgaggaggaggaggaggaggagtgcatCAGTGTGTtgagaggtgaggaggtgaggaggtgaggagtgAGGAGCTGCTGGTCGTCCAAACTGGAATAATGAGATTAACTGTTGATACAACTGGCGTGTGCAATACGGCCGATTAAACGACCAGCGGCGCCCATTCGCTCGATTTGCGTCCGTACTGCGTGAAGCAAGAGAAGAAGAGCGAGAAGGAAATCAAGTTAATGACCAAGAAATCACAATCAGTACTTTTTCATACACAAAGgatctgttttggtgtttcgGTGCATAAAAAGCATAAAGTAAATATATGAGGGAGGCGAGGATGGAGCACGAGAACAGTGAGTGAACTGTGGAGGAATCgctaaaatatacatttaaaaaaactatgaaaataacttttataatcactgaaatgtaatttaaaatatgtttcatcTTTCCAGCATTTCAGTTTAAGCGTGCTACGTAGTCGCACACGTCATCCGTGATTAGTAACTGCGATGGCAGATTATTTAAACCTACAAGTGTCAAATTCtctcttataaataaataatgaacaaacaaaaatacaaaaaaatacaaaaaaaaaaaaaaatccaattaaaaaaatacaaactaataaaataaataataaataaaaaaaaaaaaacaaaagaaaaaatataaaaaaaattatgaaaaaatatCTTGTTGAGGAGTTGcgtgttttataataataataataataataataataaaataataataatatgataataaaatatctgttttataGAATATCttgtatgtaaatgtttttccCTCTTGCTGCCACACGGCGTCACCGACCTTCAAGTTGTTCCTGCACTGAACTCACCTGAATATCAGTAAGATCTTTGTGGAACCTCTTGGCCAGGTCCGGACCATTCTGCATCGTCGGGATTTCGTACGTctaacacagagagagacagagacgttTAGTTACATGAGTTCAGTTAAATTAATGAAGTTGTCACGTTGTTGTCATGATTTTCACAGACTCATTAAAGAGATGAACTCCTCACCTTTCCTCTGTAGAGGAGGCTGCCGACTGGACAGACGACGCAGGCCGTCCCTGCTCCAAACACCTCCTGGATCCTCCCGGCATCCAGAGCTCCCAGCAGCTCCTTCATGCCCATCGTGCGCTCCGTCACCTTAAACTCACCCTGACAGAGGAAGACACAGGAATCACAGGAAGAACTCGCACACGTCAGAACTGACGCTGCATGCCATCAGCTCTCTGCTCGTCTCACCCATTCTCTGGCCAGGTCCAGCAGAGACTGTCTGGTGACTCCCGGGAGAATGATGCCGTCCAGAGGAGGAGTCAGCAGCTCtttctctgcagacacaaacacgtCGATTCACTCGTTAAAAAGAACGAAAAGGTGGACggaaaacaagagaacaaagTGTATTTCAAAGAGCCTGACCTCCTTTCTCATTGGTCCAGTAGATGAAGAGGTTCATGGTGCCGACCTCGGTGATCTCCTCCTGCTCGCCGTACAGCCAGAGGACCTGCTGACAGCCACGCTTCACCGCCTCGTTCTGCACCGCTATCGTAGGTCCGTAATTactggagagaggagagagacgcatttttattttatttaaaatattttaatccAAAATATGCCAGAAAGTTTAGATATGAGAGGCAGCGACATTTGACTGATTCAAGGAAATGAATgactccaaacaaacaaacacgcagacaggaagaaggaaggacactttcaaatatcaaatatcagtCGATGACTGGTGTATCAAATAAAAAACCTGAGAAACATGCAGCACTACCGTGACTTTCTGTTTCCTGACAGCGATGGCATTGTTCGATGAACAAAGGACAATGCAAACCAGTCAGGACTCAAGTGATGAGTCATACTGTGGTGTGCAATGTTTAAGTTGCACAAATCGATTTGGTcgcagaagaaaagaagcaggCGGACACGCAGCGCTGACGTGTTGACtgttctttcttctcctcagcGTCGGCTGTTCGATCAGTCGATAAGTAACAGAAAAGCAAAGCGGTACCGACGTGCCGAGtgtttgtgaatatttattAACGGTAAAAAAGCAGCGACACGTTCGTCTTTTAACCGTAAAACCAAACCACCCTGTGCACGTCTTGTGATTTTTATATTGtcaatcagcacagagcagatcgagctggcaggaagtcacACACAGCatcggttttcaaaataaaagcaacagacaaaagggaaactatttaactaaatcagtgaaaaatgaccaaatctgagcaagttaacaaagtcctGCGTGCAAAACGTTTCAATCAAACCGGAGATATCCTGTATAATAAAGCATGgaactgaaaatgtttgtgacAGAGTAACAGGCTTTCATTCAGTCTGAcgcctccctgctgctgctgaatcagGTTTGATGAAGTGTAACCTCCGTCGCAGACATTCTGCAGGCTTAGTGAGTCGAGCCGCGTTACGTAACCGCGCTGTAACCGAGCAGGTTTTTCTTTAGGAGACCAGACTCGTGTGGCAGCAGGCCTGCGATTAGAGGCCTGTGAGATTACAGCAGCGCTGACTGTGTCTGCatgagagagcaggagggatTCACGCTGTAATCACCTTCAGTCTGTTTCATACGGGAGGAGCGCGTGTCTCCCTctgcttgtgttgttgtctAACCTGATTCCTTTGATTCGTTTGGATCTGCAGTGTTTAACAAGTCAAACCGGTCACATCAGTGATCCTGAACGTCTCCCATCACAATGACCTCTTACacttcctgctatgacaagacAAAACGTCTGCGTGTCTGTCTTTGGCACTGATCTGAGAGCAGCCAGTCAGCACTGACGCTTCAGAACCAAAGGGGAAAATCCAAATTAGTTGTACTCGGTCCAGATCGACTGCTGaacaaaagcacagctgtgGTGTAACAGAAACTGTTCTGAGCCGTGACAGTGTGTAAAGCACGACTAACGCTTCCTCGCGGATTCATGACGGCGTTTTAATCATGCGGAAAATAAACGCAAACAtcaattttgtgtgtttttctttttttagatttcaaaaCGCAGTTCCTCGAAATTCTCAAACCGAATCAGAATCAAACCAACTTTTCATAAAACTCAAGAGATCTTCTCATATTTAGTCATTCCCCCCCTAACGCAGGGTTTTCCTGCTGAACTGTCAAACAAGAGTGAGAATTCCTAGAAGGCGAAGAACACGAGCCGGCAGGATTTAGTGGGGGAAATAATTCACACGTCCCAGCCACTGTGAAGTCAAGATGAGGGATTTATTCATCTCATATCACGTCTAACTTTAGTGTCGGGTAtggaattaatctgcagatgtGAAGAGGTTCAAGAGGAGACCAAACTTTGCTTTGAACATCAATCTCTGAAGTccaaaatgtgacaaacataCTAAGACAGGCTTTGTTTTTATAACTCAGAACAGAAAATGAGGCGGTGCTGGTGGAATCAGGATATACCGGTCAGGACCATACCTGTGAAACCGGAAATGAAATACTGATAGTGTGTTAATACTACAGATGTGGTATTATTGTGTAAATACTTCACTTTCTTTTGTACATTCATGGTtacagcctctctctcctccctgctcttGTATTTTTAGTGCAGTATGTGAGAtaagctgcagacagacacactgaccAGACGTCGCCTCCAGGCTTCGTCATTTTCATAGTTTCAACTTCCTCTGCTCTAATATCTGACCGTCATAGAAGTTTATCCTCTGCCGGCTTTTGTTTCGACCTGATACGACTCCTGAAGAAGAGGGATCGGTACATCTGACTTGGAAAAACCTCAGACAGGTTCTGTACCCGCGCTGGACTCCACACTCACCCTCCCATCTTGTAGGCCCCGACGCCTCCTTGCCAAGCCCTGACGAATGACGGGTCTGCCAGCAGAGAAACGGGGTTGAAGGATCCCGTGGCAAAGTAAGGTCCAACTGGGCCGACGATGACAAAGATCATAGCTTTTCCTGTCCGGGACACGCCGAGGGACGGctggaggagaggtgaggagggtgaggagtttgaggagggtgaggagctgctgttgaactctgaatgtttctttgttttttgatgCTGCAGCTCACCTCAGTTCCTATGAATGTGGGTCTGATGTAGAGGCTGGCGTCCTGAGAGTAAGGCACCCACTCCTGGTCGACCTCCACCAGCTTCCTGATGCACTCCAGCAGTTCACCTTTATCGAACAACTACAAGAAGACGAAAACTGTCAACTCCTCACTGTCTTTACTGTcttcaaaacattcaaactgttCATTACGAATCAAACAGATGCAGGCGGAGCTGTGGGACATGAGACTTTATATTAAGATGGTATAGACTGAGATGTTTCTGAAGCTGTGTGGGTGTTTTCCTTCCGGTAaagttgtaaaataaataaacagaattaaaGAGGAAAGATAAGAACTGTTCGTCTGTTTccataaaatgtgtctgtgtcaccTCTTAGGGAAGAAATGTTATTCTAGATTTTAAACATTCTTCACTTTGTGGTGAACTTTAGACACTTACTTTATAAATTATGACccattttaatctaatttacTTTAATCAATCAATCGATTAACATCTAAAAATCTTCCCTTTAAAGAAAGCAGCCTTGTGGGTAACCTTTGTTTGTCATGTTCGCTGTCACACGAGAGAAATGAAAACTCTGACGTGATGACGAATGGTGAAGATGGAATTTTGGACCTtgcttttgaaatattaaatatttcctAGATTAAAACTTTTCGGCACAGGCTGCCTTCAGAACTCGAGGCAGAGGTCCGTCATGTGACGTACAGAGCTCACTTCTACATCAGGACGGGGTAGACGAGCCGGGCATGTGGCCAAGCAGCTGTAACGTCGCAGAGGGTCGAAAGATTTAGGACGCAGCCTGAAATGTAACACGAGAATTtaagacacattcacacacacacacacttgagttTGGACGTGTTGCTGCAGGGTGCAGAAGATGAAACACGTCCAGTTTGAAGAGAACTCTGAGAAGTTCAGCTGGCCCGAGCTTTTCGACGTGCTACGTGAGGTATCAGTGACACCGTGAAATGCGATCCAGGAAGTTTTAAGTTTAACGAGATTCAGGATTTTACAACTCATCGTCTTTTATCTCAAGTATCCCGAGTGCTCGCACGCATCGGATTGGCAGATATCGTTTCCGGCACGAGTTGAGCGAGCAAAGTTCAACTTCCCTCTGTGGGAGGATGAGTCAGGGCACAAACTCACAGGGAGGCAGCTTCTGTCGGCGCTCCGATGCATCCTCTCCATGTTCAGCATGGGTCTGAACAGACGGATGTGGTTGTCGACTCCGCGGAACGCCTTCATGCcttcaaacagctgcagacagaagaTTTCTACGTGTCAGGCTCCAGATCATGACTTCTGTTCCACGTGTGGTTGGTTACCGACTCCACACCCATTCAATTACAAGTAATGCTGCTTCGGGAAGTGTGTAATTATGAGGAGAAGcatgacagtaataatacagTTAAAACACAGATCTGACTGATGCCTCGTGTGTCCTCCACTCACCTCTATGGAGTAGTGCAGGGCCGAGCTGGCGGGGTGCAGCGACAGGTTCTGGAAAGGTTTGATCTGAGGAGCCTCCCAGCCCTCCTTCTCCGACCAGTTGATGGTCAACATGTGGTCGGAGAACT contains the following coding sequences:
- the bcat2 gene encoding branched-chain-amino-acid aminotransferase, mitochondrial; translation: MAALRSALYGRLLQAPPFSFGSLRFASSFKAADLAIERNPACKPKPDPSTLVFGKQFSDHMLTINWSEKEGWEAPQIKPFQNLSLHPASSALHYSIELFEGMKAFRGVDNHIRLFRPMLNMERMHRSADRSCLPLFDKGELLECIRKLVEVDQEWVPYSQDASLYIRPTFIGTEPSLGVSRTGKAMIFVIVGPVGPYFATGSFNPVSLLADPSFVRAWQGGVGAYKMGGNYGPTIAVQNEAVKRGCQQVLWLYGEQEEITEVGTMNLFIYWTNEKGEKELLTPPLDGIILPGVTRQSLLDLAREWGEFKVTERTMGMKELLGALDAGRIQEVFGAGTACVVCPVGSLLYRGKTYEIPTMQNGPDLAKRFHKDLTDIQYGRKSSEWAPLVV